Proteins from a single region of Lelliottia sp. JS-SCA-14:
- a CDS encoding Ig-like domain-containing protein has protein sequence MYKKRIPPTPAGYIRQWLIWTQIALQIIFPFFTVFPASAGEVKDDGQEYASLSDNINQVASTLAANNLQQSLSQAKGNLVSGVTSSASSSAQAWLSQFGTAKVQLNVDQDGNWDQSSLDLLVPLYDDKKSMLFSQFGLRKPDDRLTTNLGMGVRTFYLDNWMLGGNAFFDDDMTGKNRRVGFGAEAWTNFLKLSANGYLGTTQWHSSRDFDDYNEKPADGFDIRAEAYLPALPQLGAKVIYEKYYGDKVALFDKDDLQKNPSAVTIGVNYTPVPLITVGTNYRRGQDDMNDMQFQVDMRFDFGHDWRYQLSPDNVALQRSLAGSRYDVVERNNQIVMQYQKKETQGVTTLLMTALTDYSPADGLAQNTLQVQALDAKGDKVKGAPVAWSASGNAKLDRTAGSTDAEGMMTINISDAQNEIVNVTATSGSASTTLPSHFNEVKAAKLVLTVDKNGSFANGQATDDATVRVSDINNHPVANTKVAWALEAPAKLAESQAVTDAEGLAHVKATSLVPGESVLSVSSGDLSDQKTLQFVVNAEQAKITDFSVTVDNSPANGKTQNSALITVKDPSGNPVKDQPVTVKADKSTVAFGAPAKARAATPGQTDDKGELRVSFSDTVAESVQLTATLSNGDSKQTQATFVADSESATLHDLKVTKDGALANGTDADHAEVTVLDGQGNPLANQLITWSATPQGTTFLPARTSTTDSAGKAQIGYTSKIAQTIQLTATLANGEKASTASLFVPDANSEQIKTYTVTGGAVANGTATNSATVIVTDSFNNPVTSEKVTWTLSGTAVGSEPESTTDAAGKASITLTDTKAETVGVKVALKNGATETQDSVFVADSEHALITSLQVTKDGSPADNKTPDTAKIVVMDSHNNPVKDAVVTWTFDSASVTAPATSKTNKDGEASVDYTDAIAESVNLTASLANGEHKSVASQFVADVSSAKVALAMLKDGELADGQKADVVKAVVTDALGHTLANQTITWSTGSTTASVEPTSQTNITGESQVTVTDTVGEAVNITATLANQATASQTASFTSHSVTAIQQYRSPQKADGSGQIYFTATVTNEKGAPVKDSPVTFSTTGHGVLSATTMNTDGNGEAEVIETDVTPEVVTVTAKSADYALDAGKSTTGEFTQDQITALTANGKSFAPDAGFPKTGFLSGSFTLEIGNTTANNANYTYTSDNSWLRPDSTPGKYIMASPPTVDMKTVTLTATPKSGQGQPLTYVVHLDHWFTNIARSSKDPTIADQDCLNKGMTIPGYKLLSDVPPSSQGVRAVGSLWGEWGDLSTYSNWSTASTAQSMWAAEDGVHETRIFVHWRDGYVNENIPSDNMDEVCLAF, from the coding sequence ATGTATAAAAAAAGAATCCCGCCGACTCCGGCGGGCTATATTCGGCAGTGGCTGATATGGACGCAAATTGCGCTACAGATTATTTTTCCTTTTTTTACCGTCTTTCCTGCCAGCGCCGGGGAAGTCAAGGATGACGGGCAGGAATACGCCTCCCTGAGCGACAATATTAATCAGGTTGCCAGCACGCTGGCGGCAAATAATCTCCAGCAAAGCCTCTCTCAGGCTAAAGGCAACCTGGTCTCCGGCGTCACCTCCTCGGCGTCGTCCTCCGCGCAGGCGTGGCTCAGCCAGTTTGGCACCGCGAAAGTGCAGCTGAATGTCGACCAGGACGGCAACTGGGATCAAAGCTCGCTGGATCTGCTGGTTCCGCTTTACGATGACAAAAAATCCATGCTGTTCAGCCAGTTTGGTTTGCGTAAACCCGACGATCGATTGACGACCAACCTCGGGATGGGGGTGCGAACCTTTTATCTCGACAACTGGATGCTGGGCGGCAACGCCTTCTTTGATGATGACATGACGGGCAAAAACCGCCGCGTGGGGTTCGGGGCGGAAGCCTGGACCAACTTCCTGAAACTCTCAGCCAACGGCTATCTGGGCACCACCCAGTGGCACAGCTCCCGCGACTTTGACGACTACAACGAAAAACCTGCCGATGGTTTTGATATTCGGGCCGAGGCATATCTCCCCGCACTTCCGCAGCTGGGCGCAAAAGTCATTTATGAAAAGTACTACGGCGATAAAGTGGCACTGTTTGATAAAGATGACCTGCAAAAAAATCCGTCTGCCGTCACCATCGGCGTGAACTATACCCCCGTTCCGTTGATCACCGTGGGCACCAACTATCGCCGCGGTCAGGACGACATGAACGATATGCAGTTTCAGGTCGATATGCGATTCGACTTTGGCCACGACTGGCGTTATCAGCTCTCCCCGGACAACGTGGCGCTGCAGCGCAGCCTGGCGGGAAGCCGTTACGATGTGGTCGAGCGTAACAACCAGATCGTGATGCAATATCAGAAGAAAGAGACTCAGGGCGTAACCACCCTGCTGATGACGGCCCTCACGGATTACAGCCCGGCGGATGGTCTGGCGCAGAACACGCTCCAGGTTCAGGCGCTGGATGCCAAAGGGGATAAGGTCAAAGGCGCGCCTGTGGCCTGGTCCGCCTCCGGCAACGCGAAGCTGGACAGAACCGCCGGCTCAACGGATGCCGAAGGGATGATGACGATTAATATTTCCGATGCTCAGAATGAAATCGTCAACGTCACCGCCACCAGCGGCAGCGCCTCCACCACTCTCCCGTCGCACTTTAACGAGGTCAAAGCGGCGAAACTGGTGCTGACGGTGGATAAAAACGGCAGCTTCGCCAACGGCCAGGCGACGGACGATGCCACGGTTCGCGTATCGGACATCAACAATCATCCGGTGGCGAACACCAAAGTCGCCTGGGCGCTTGAGGCTCCGGCGAAGCTCGCGGAATCTCAGGCGGTCACGGATGCCGAGGGGCTGGCGCACGTCAAAGCCACCTCCCTGGTGCCGGGTGAATCTGTGCTGTCGGTCAGTTCGGGCGATCTGTCCGACCAGAAAACGTTGCAGTTTGTCGTCAACGCCGAACAGGCCAAAATCACCGACTTTAGCGTCACCGTCGATAACAGCCCCGCCAACGGCAAAACGCAAAACAGCGCGCTGATAACCGTAAAAGATCCCTCCGGAAATCCGGTCAAAGACCAGCCGGTAACGGTGAAAGCGGACAAATCGACGGTCGCGTTTGGCGCACCGGCCAAAGCGCGCGCGGCGACGCCGGGCCAGACCGATGACAAAGGGGAGCTGCGCGTCTCATTCAGCGACACGGTAGCCGAAAGCGTGCAGCTCACCGCCACGCTCAGCAACGGCGACAGCAAGCAGACGCAGGCGACCTTCGTGGCCGACAGCGAAAGCGCGACGTTACACGACCTTAAGGTGACGAAAGACGGCGCGCTGGCGAACGGCACCGATGCCGACCACGCAGAGGTGACGGTGCTCGACGGCCAGGGCAATCCCCTCGCTAACCAGCTGATCACCTGGAGCGCGACCCCGCAGGGCACCACCTTCCTGCCCGCCAGAACCAGCACCACCGACAGCGCGGGTAAAGCGCAGATCGGCTACACCAGCAAGATCGCGCAAACCATCCAGCTGACCGCCACGCTCGCCAACGGCGAAAAAGCCAGCACCGCGTCGCTTTTCGTCCCGGATGCCAACAGCGAGCAGATTAAAACCTACACCGTCACCGGCGGGGCGGTAGCGAACGGCACCGCCACCAACAGCGCCACGGTCATCGTGACCGATAGCTTTAACAACCCGGTCACGAGTGAGAAAGTGACCTGGACGCTCTCCGGCACGGCGGTCGGGTCGGAGCCGGAAAGCACCACCGATGCCGCCGGTAAAGCCTCCATCACCCTCACCGACACTAAAGCGGAGACCGTAGGCGTGAAGGTGGCCCTGAAAAATGGCGCCACTGAAACTCAGGACTCGGTGTTTGTCGCCGACAGCGAGCACGCGCTCATCACCTCATTGCAGGTGACAAAGGACGGCAGCCCGGCGGATAACAAAACGCCTGACACGGCAAAAATCGTGGTGATGGATAGCCACAATAATCCGGTGAAAGATGCAGTGGTGACCTGGACGTTCGACAGCGCCTCAGTCACCGCCCCCGCCACCAGCAAGACCAATAAAGACGGCGAAGCCAGCGTGGACTACACGGATGCCATCGCCGAGTCGGTTAATCTCACCGCCTCCCTGGCAAACGGTGAGCATAAAAGCGTGGCAAGTCAGTTTGTCGCCGATGTCTCCTCCGCCAAAGTGGCGCTTGCGATGCTTAAAGATGGGGAGTTAGCCGATGGGCAAAAAGCGGACGTGGTCAAAGCGGTGGTGACGGATGCGCTGGGCCATACGCTGGCGAATCAGACCATCACCTGGAGCACTGGCAGCACCACGGCTTCCGTTGAGCCGACCAGCCAGACGAACATCACCGGTGAGTCGCAGGTGACCGTCACTGATACCGTCGGGGAAGCGGTGAACATCACCGCCACACTCGCCAACCAGGCCACGGCGTCGCAGACGGCGAGCTTCACCTCGCACAGCGTGACGGCGATCCAGCAATACCGTAGCCCGCAGAAGGCGGACGGCAGCGGGCAGATCTACTTCACGGCGACGGTGACCAACGAAAAAGGGGCGCCGGTAAAAGATTCTCCGGTCACCTTTAGCACCACGGGTCATGGCGTGCTAAGCGCCACCACGATGAATACGGATGGGAACGGCGAAGCAGAGGTCATAGAGACCGATGTAACGCCGGAAGTGGTGACGGTGACGGCGAAATCTGCGGATTACGCGCTGGATGCCGGGAAAAGCACCACCGGGGAGTTTACCCAGGATCAGATCACCGCCCTGACCGCGAACGGCAAGAGTTTTGCCCCTGACGCCGGGTTCCCGAAAACCGGCTTCCTCTCGGGGAGCTTTACGCTGGAGATCGGCAATACAACGGCGAACAACGCCAACTATACCTATACCAGCGATAACAGCTGGCTACGGCCTGACAGCACGCCCGGTAAGTACATCATGGCGTCGCCCCCGACCGTCGACATGAAAACCGTGACCCTGACGGCCACGCCAAAATCCGGCCAGGGGCAGCCGCTCACCTATGTCGTGCACCTCGATCACTGGTTTACCAACATCGCGCGGTCATCGAAAGATCCGACGATCGCCGATCAGGACTGTCTCAATAAAGGGATGACCATCCCGGGTTACAAATTACTGTCCGATGTGCCTCCCAGCAGTCAGGGTGTGCGTGCTGTCGGCAGTTTGTGGGGAGAATGGGGCGATCTGAGCACCTACAGCAACTGGTCGACGGCCAGTACCGCCCAGTCGATGTGGGCGGCGGAGGATGGCGTTCACGAAACCCGCATTTTCGTCCACTGGCGTGATGGCTACGTGAACGAGAACATCCCGTCCGACAATATGGACGAGGTGTGTCTGGCGTTCTAA
- a CDS encoding YceI family protein — protein sequence MIRPLIFVLALLSPALYAQPVSYVINTEKTPITLSWHAFGGILSWANLNGVTGNVTLDPKNEFSDRIEVTIPVSTLVASNRLLTWQLKSDMFFDAARYPTIQFNSTRIVTLGDGRFRVFGSLKVRDITRPVILEATLEEHKAQESISLHATTAISRSAYQMDKFAMVVDDRININIEIQASAS from the coding sequence ATGATTCGCCCTTTGATATTTGTGCTCGCCCTGCTCTCTCCTGCCCTTTACGCGCAGCCGGTCAGCTATGTCATCAACACCGAGAAAACCCCCATTACCCTCTCGTGGCACGCCTTCGGCGGTATCCTCTCCTGGGCCAATCTCAACGGCGTGACCGGGAACGTCACCCTGGATCCGAAGAATGAGTTCAGCGATCGCATCGAGGTCACCATCCCCGTCTCGACGCTGGTGGCGTCCAACCGCCTGCTCACCTGGCAGCTCAAGAGCGATATGTTTTTCGACGCCGCGCGCTACCCCACGATCCAGTTCAACAGCACGCGAATCGTCACGCTCGGCGACGGGCGTTTCAGGGTGTTTGGCTCACTCAAGGTCAGGGACATTACCCGCCCGGTGATCCTGGAGGCGACGCTGGAAGAGCACAAAGCGCAGGAGTCCATCTCGCTGCACGCCACCACCGCCATCTCACGATCCGCCTATCAGATGGATAAATTCGCGATGGTGGTGGATGACCGCATCAATATTAACATTGAGATCCAGGCCAGCGCCTCATAG